One genomic segment of Tiliqua scincoides isolate rTilSci1 chromosome 6, rTilSci1.hap2, whole genome shotgun sequence includes these proteins:
- the MAD2L1 gene encoding mitotic spindle assembly checkpoint protein MAD2A, with the protein MAKQQSREQGITLRGSAEIVAEFFLYGINSILYQRGIYPVETFTHVQKYGLTMLVTADSELKNYLNNVVGQLKEWLYECLVQRLVVVISSKETSEVLERWQFDIECDKSAKNETAPREKSQKAIQDEIKSVIRQITATVTFLPLLETTCAFDLLIFTDKDSTVPDQWEESGPQFISNSEEVRLRSFTTTIHKVNSVVAYKKDSLP; encoded by the exons ATGGCGAAGCAGCAGAGCCGGGAGCAGGGCATCACCCTGCGGGGCAGCGCCGAGATCGTGGCCGAGTTCTTCC TGTATGGCATTAACAGTATCTTGTATCAACGTGGGATCTATCCTGTTGAAACTTTTACGCATGTTCAGAAATATGGACTTACTATGCTTGTAACTGCAGACTCTGAACTGAAAAACTATTTGAACAATGTAGTGGGACAGCTTAAAG aatggcTCTATGAATGCCTAGTTCAGCGGTTAGTAGTGGTGATTTCCAGTAAAGAGACAAGTGAAGTTCTTGAAAGATGGCAGTTTGACATTGAATGTGACAAAAGTGCAAAGAATGAAAC TGCACCAAGAGAAAAGTCGCAGAAAGCTATTCAGGATGAAATTAAATCAGTTATCAGACAAATAACAGCCACAGTgacatttcttcctttgttaGAAACTACTT GTGCATTTGATTTACTAATTTTCACAGACAAAGACTCAACAGTTCCAGACCAATGGGAAGAGTCAGGCCCACAGTTCATTTCTAATTCTGAAGAAGTCCGTCTTCGTTCTTTCACAACTACTATCCACAAAGTCAACAGTGTTGTGGCCTACAAGAAGGACTCTCTTCCTTGA